The DNA segment ACTAATAATTAATAAATAAAAATAAGATTTATTAAATGAAATTTAATTTACTAAAGATATTTTTAAAAAAAAAATTTAAAAAACTAATAAATAAAACATTTAAAAACTTAATATAAATTAGAAAAAACAATATTAATAAATAAAAAAAAATATTTTATATATTTATTATAATAAAATTAAGGAAAATATTACAATGGCAACAAAAGTAAAATCTCCAGATAATTTACCTCTTAAACCAGGTGTTTACATTATGAAAGATGTAAACGATAATGTAATATATGTAGGTAAATCTAAATCTTTAAGAAAAAGAGTAAAATCTTATTTTAAAGATAAAAAAGATAGACCAAAAACTTATGTTTTAATGCAACACTTTAATTCCTTAGAATATATTGTAACTAATTCTGAAAAAGAAGCTTTAATCTTAGAGGCAAATTTAATTAAAAAATATATGCCAAAATATAATATTCGCCTTAAAGATGATAAAAAATATCCATATGTTAAAATAACAAATGAAGATTTTCCAAGATTAATATTAACACGTAATATATCTAAAAATGGAACATATTATGGACCTTTTACAGATGTTAAATCTGTACGTTCTACTGTAAAATTCTTAAAACAATTATTTAAAATTAGAACTTGTAAACATATGGATGGACCTTGCTTAAATTACCAAATTGATTTATGTTATGCACCCTGTGATGGTAGAATAAGTAAAGAAGAATATCATGAAATTATTGAAAAAATTGATTTATTTTTTCAAGGAAGATATAATGATATATTAAAGAATCTTAAAAATGAGATGAAAGAAGCAAGCCAAAATATGGAATTTGAAAAAGCAGCCGTACTAAGAGATCAAATCAAATCAATTGAAGAGGTTATGGTTAAACAATTTGTTGATGAATTAGATGATGATCTTGATCAAGATGTAATTGCTTCATCAGAAAATAAAGACACAACAATAATTGTTGTTTTATCAATTAGAAAAGGAAAAATTATATCTAAAGATGATTATTTAATGGATAATACTAAAAATCAAGATATTTCTGAAGTATTATATAGTTTTATACAACAATACTATGGTATTAATCGCCATATACCTAAAGAGTTAATAATTGAAGATAATATTAAAGACAAAGAATTAATTATTGAATGGTTAAGTGATTTAAGAGGAAATAAGGTTAAAATTACAAATCCTCAAAAAGGTAGAAAATTACGTCTTATTCGTATGGCTAGAGGAAATGCTGAAATTATTAAAAAACAAAAAGAAAAAGTTAATAATTCACTTATAGAACTTCAAAATTACCTTAAACTTAAAAATGTTCCACATGTTATTGAAGGATATGATGTAAGTAATATTTCTGGTACATTACAAGTAGGTTCTAAAGTTAGTTTCTTTGATGGAAAACCAAATAAAAAACAATATAGAAGGTTTAAATTAGAAACTCCTGGACCTAATGATTATGGTATGATGAGAGAATTACTTACAAGAAGATTTGAGTCATTAGTTGGTGAAGAAGATTATAAAAAACCTGATTTAGTACTTATTGATGGTGGTAAAGGACAATTACATATTGCAGTTGAAGTATTAAATGAATTAGGTTTAGATGATATACCAGTAATTGGCCTTGCTAAAGAATTCGAAGAAGTCTTTGTTCCACAATCTAATAAACCTATTATTATCCCACATAATAAAGAATCATTACATATTCTTCAAAGAGTAAGAGACGAAGCACATAGATTTGGTGTTACTTATCATAGAAAATTACGTTCAAGAAAACTTACTGAATCTGAACTTGATCATATACAAGGAATTGGTAAAAAACGTAAATTATCTCTTCTGCGTGATTTTGGAGATATTGAGGGTATATCTAAAGCAAGTGTTGATGAACTTAGTGATATTGAAGGAATGAATAAAAAAGCTGCTGAAAATGTTTATAATTATTTTCACAACTAACTTAATAATTTAATAATACTAAAAATTACCAAAAAAATTATAATTAATTTAACAACTAAACGAATAAATTAACTATACTAAAAATTATTAAAAACACTTAATAACAACTTCACAACTAAGCTAATAATTTAATAATACTAAAAACTACTAAAAATATTACTAATTATTTCTACAAGAAATAAAAATTTTATTTAATAGTATATAATAAAATTAAGAAGTATTGATATTTACAATGAATAATACTTTAAATCCAAAATAAATTTTATTAACTATCTTTAAATGTAAAAATCATTTCTATCTTATTTTTTTAATAAAAAATTATTATTTACAACTTTAAATAGAAAATATTATCTCATTAAAACTATTTAATTAAATTGATAACTTTTTAGGGGCCTGAATTTTTGACTTATTTTTAAGCCCTCATTTTTCTTATTTTCATAGTTTTAATTATTGTATATTCTTGTTTTGTAATAATACAATTGAAAAATTAGTAATTTAATAAAAAAAGGTCGTTTAAACCAATAAATTTAAATAATAAGTGCAACAAATATATATTTGGTAATAAAAATGTTGCATAACTTAAATCTTGATAAAAACGACCCAAATTATATTATATTAGACAAAATATTTAAAATTATTGGTTCTAGAAAATCAAAACAAATATTTTCTTCCAATGATTTTAAAAACCATAAAAAATTAGATACAATAATCAAAACAGAATTTATAAGCATATTTTTCGATTTACCATTTGATTTTGTTGTAAAAAATCTTAAAAACAAAGAAGAATTAAGAAAATATTTTAAAATCAATCAAGTTTTAGAAGCTCAAGAAATATATGACTACTTCCAAAAAAATTCAGTAGAAAATTATACAGATTCAGTAAACAGTGCATTAAAAGCTTTTAGTAACTATAAAAGAAGAGGAAAAAGGACTTTTATTGTTGATGCAACACCAATAGACTTAGATTTCAATTTTAACCGTAAAAAACAATCCAAAGAAAAACTCGCAAAAATGGATCTTAAATAGAGCTATTCTTCTTCCAAAGGATTTTATATTGGATTTAAAGCAACATTTGTACTTGATTACGATTCTATGACTCCTGTTGCAATTTTATTCCATTCTGGTGCACCCAACGATGCAAAACTTTTTGAAGAAATAATGAAAGAATTGCACAGAAGACGAATAATAAGAAAACAAGACACATTAATCTTTGATAAAGGATATTACAGTCTCACAAATTACCAAATTGGAATCAGCAAATACCAAATCGTTCCTCTCATTTTCCCTAAAAAATTTCTAAACATAAAACACCTAGATGATATTTTAAGCTACTCATTAAACATATTTAAAAATAAAAAAAGATTTAAACAAAAATAAAAGATTATTTAAACGATTAAAAAAAGAATTAATCAGTAAACTCATGAATTGGAAACATTACAAACCAATAAGAGGTAAAATCGAAGATTATTTCAAAGTACTTAAAAATTCATTAGAAATGAGAAAAATACACAAATTTACACCAAAATTAGTGAAAAAAACCTTATATTTATATGTATTATTAGGAACACTACTTGTACAGAACTCAGATACATCAAAAACAGACCTACAAAAGCTCTCACAAATGTAAAAAAAATTCAGGCCCCTAAACTTTTAATTCTTTTTTTAATAACTTTTAATTAAATTTTATAAGAAATCTAGATTTTTTAATAATTTTTATTTTATAGAAAATTTAACTGTTTTTAAAAATATAAACCTTTAAAATTCATTTATCCCCTTTTAAAATTTCTATTTTAAATTTAAATAAGCTTAATAATACTTAATTTAATTTATAAATACATTTTTTATATATAAAAACTAATTTTATATTTATATATATATATATATATTTATATAATACAAAATGAATAATAATATATAATTAACAGTTTACTGTTAATTAGTTGAAGATAGGAAATTAGATTACTATATTAAATAGATTATTTGATTTCCCTTTAATTTTTTAATATAAATAATCAAACAAAAAGGAGGTGAAAATAGTGAAAAAAGTGAGAATGAGTTTATTAATCTTCATTGTTTTATTTATAAGTATTGGTACAATATATGCAACTGATAATTCAACAAATGTAGATTCTGAAGTTTTAAATAGTCACAATACAACAAATATTGAATTAGCAACCAATAATGTTAATGCTCCAGATAATACTCTTGGAGATACTGGAAATCCAAAATCATTTAAGGATTTACAGAATCTTATTGATACAAATACAAATGGTATAATTAATATTAATGATGATTATAAATTCGATTCTTCAATTGATGATAAAAAT comes from the Methanobrevibacter wolinii SH genome and includes:
- the uvrC gene encoding excinuclease ABC subunit UvrC, yielding MATKVKSPDNLPLKPGVYIMKDVNDNVIYVGKSKSLRKRVKSYFKDKKDRPKTYVLMQHFNSLEYIVTNSEKEALILEANLIKKYMPKYNIRLKDDKKYPYVKITNEDFPRLILTRNISKNGTYYGPFTDVKSVRSTVKFLKQLFKIRTCKHMDGPCLNYQIDLCYAPCDGRISKEEYHEIIEKIDLFFQGRYNDILKNLKNEMKEASQNMEFEKAAVLRDQIKSIEEVMVKQFVDELDDDLDQDVIASSENKDTTIIVVLSIRKGKIISKDDYLMDNTKNQDISEVLYSFIQQYYGINRHIPKELIIEDNIKDKELIIEWLSDLRGNKVKITNPQKGRKLRLIRMARGNAEIIKKQKEKVNNSLIELQNYLKLKNVPHVIEGYDVSNISGTLQVGSKVSFFDGKPNKKQYRRFKLETPGPNDYGMMRELLTRRFESLVGEEDYKKPDLVLIDGGKGQLHIAVEVLNELGLDDIPVIGLAKEFEEVFVPQSNKPIIIPHNKESLHILQRVRDEAHRFGVTYHRKLRSRKLTESELDHIQGIGKKRKLSLLRDFGDIEGISKASVDELSDIEGMNKKAAENVYNYFHN